Proteins found in one Desulfovibrio sp. genomic segment:
- a CDS encoding radical SAM protein: MKKTIALTLPRLCDESAVDYTLPYGIACIAAEIRHSSPDTHVIFSEKLEELIQADEVWCTGLTEAWNLVNELGANVVNAGKFFHVGGHHVTALPETLKYGKAFAGPFGDVANCDFAPLPAWDIFPDFEQKRSLIITSFGCPFSCNFCSSKAFWKTYIAKSATRTLLEIKDLAARGAKDIIIFDDLFTANLTRLRELSQMIKAEGLDYISYNCLIRSDTATPEIISLLRQMNVATLAFGAESGSDAILSAMNKKTTSTQNQRAIDILNDYGYKPTMSFIVGFPGESKKTLDETRKFIDRNRKNSSIIDILPSTPLPGTWLWKQFVAKHHPDILNFPWESLKLRANTADWERYPLMADGCDVADLQEICEWNSAQNAPLTMGPDAQIALSSSESSNKLLYPFSWQNGHSDVPLHCKVCGFVGDMEKVIHVAETCFGLPTTFHRCPSCQCLIPHPYLFTEDINEQGFGEILDGYDAFYAEISAGIDFMVAPLQCLPSFRRRPKMLDVGCGFGFAMLYAQNMLDADALGFEPGVYGRIGAQMLGLDIRDSYFSGMQEKFDIIYASEVIEHVEDPFEFLQLLASSLQESGFLLLTTPNAEYVNDVPGISSSHLEESVQTGAHHYLLSEKALQLMLGRLGFNSVEFLKISNRIICIASMSVDSNTSNYSNRGNYISFLQNFSLKLTTETALKSGILFRLIKEQVNSGNFELAIATLLSYEINVRERFCDIDVVIGSLLKALSVEKMGTQHLLKTVKHIAPFNLPVFLFYRAIFKMNAIQDNHGALGDLQSAFKILALMTQHFDTCNSCLEYNEMVWTAKFHEGLAYSHLGEKEKAARCFEHVLAYDTPERRIPKCIPSQEILRRAERELLSIRGYGLNEGRPLSIVAEKAIGHLIDKNFYLAEIAEIRHTKRISQNMAPKIEIALHHVVQEVSSLNARLRYSAKRADNVFDFVQNSVASHEKQLRTLREDILETRSMFRPYIELARRAQKEIIAFSRGARRSLSVFSNAVNAPYKLLRFIWRLLRHPVDVWSLKDFDDLPGYWENRDGNGFSFLLQSKVLQHITLPARHIDSIGVQLGKSQESNTCGFTIDVLSAKGELLSHAEVLPHQVKPEQWCIVPLDLNAEKIQTSVTLRLSASGAGIPPAIAASILEGARSLQVGTSHIWNATCNIFFPCPVGSVQSLRDILIITPDNLGKTRLGLAMRHWEIARALSMLGFTVTLTSCAIQDDDLEPEGFRLATFAQDTLPSLIAQHRAVLVQGPAIYHVPEQAFSSQKLIVDMVTPMHMENVGKSEGLYKEGYLCAIEGLRRGDFLLCGNERQRLYWLGVLTSLGRTGSAEYARHHEYRNLMDVVPFGVRETLPCRREHGIRNTQTGFTQDDFIILWFGGIWDWLDPQPLIRAVHSANKQNSKIKIFFSMFAPKGGQPSTTAVAARNEALRLNALGTCVYFRPEPVPFDDRENFLLDADIGVFFQLPNLETSLSARTRVYDYVWGGLPILMTAGDETAEMLRPHQQDLILESYTEESLADTLLRYASDKRKQREYREKITQLRKELLWKKQVQPLDTYIRSLRDADVR, from the coding sequence GAAATTCGCCATTCTTCACCTGATACGCATGTAATCTTTTCAGAGAAGCTTGAAGAGCTTATTCAAGCCGATGAAGTTTGGTGTACTGGACTGACCGAGGCATGGAATCTAGTCAACGAGTTGGGAGCTAATGTTGTAAATGCAGGTAAATTTTTTCACGTTGGCGGGCATCATGTTACAGCTCTGCCGGAAACACTCAAATATGGCAAAGCGTTTGCTGGACCATTTGGAGATGTGGCGAACTGCGACTTCGCACCGCTGCCAGCGTGGGATATCTTTCCAGATTTTGAGCAAAAAAGAAGCTTGATAATAACAAGCTTTGGTTGTCCCTTCTCTTGCAATTTCTGCTCGTCCAAGGCCTTTTGGAAAACATACATTGCCAAAAGCGCTACCCGAACATTACTCGAAATTAAAGACTTGGCTGCGCGTGGTGCCAAGGACATTATAATTTTTGATGATCTTTTCACTGCAAATCTAACACGATTGCGCGAACTTTCACAGATGATCAAAGCAGAAGGTTTAGACTATATTTCCTATAACTGCCTGATCCGTAGCGATACTGCGACTCCAGAAATTATCTCTCTTTTACGGCAAATGAATGTCGCCACGTTGGCGTTTGGGGCTGAAAGTGGCAGTGACGCCATCCTCAGTGCAATGAATAAAAAAACTACCTCAACCCAAAATCAACGCGCGATAGATATTTTGAATGACTATGGGTACAAACCCACAATGTCTTTTATTGTTGGTTTTCCTGGCGAGAGTAAAAAAACGTTAGATGAAACGCGTAAATTTATAGATAGGAATCGCAAAAATAGTTCGATAATCGATATTCTCCCGTCCACTCCTTTGCCCGGCACATGGCTCTGGAAGCAATTTGTTGCAAAGCATCATCCTGACATTCTTAATTTCCCTTGGGAGTCATTGAAGCTTCGAGCAAACACTGCGGACTGGGAACGCTACCCTCTTATGGCCGATGGCTGCGATGTGGCAGATTTGCAAGAAATTTGTGAGTGGAATAGCGCGCAGAACGCTCCACTGACGATGGGACCTGATGCCCAAATCGCATTAAGCTCGTCAGAGAGTTCTAATAAACTGCTCTACCCCTTTTCGTGGCAAAATGGACACTCAGATGTCCCATTACATTGCAAAGTTTGTGGTTTCGTAGGTGATATGGAGAAGGTAATCCATGTTGCCGAAACATGTTTTGGCTTACCTACTACTTTTCATCGGTGTCCATCTTGCCAATGTCTTATACCGCATCCCTATTTATTCACAGAAGATATTAACGAGCAAGGTTTCGGAGAAATCTTGGATGGCTATGACGCCTTTTATGCGGAGATTTCCGCCGGTATTGATTTTATGGTGGCACCCTTGCAATGCTTGCCGTCGTTTCGCCGTCGCCCCAAAATGTTGGACGTTGGTTGCGGGTTTGGCTTCGCGATGCTCTATGCTCAAAACATGTTAGATGCAGACGCTTTGGGCTTTGAGCCAGGGGTGTATGGACGAATAGGTGCTCAGATGCTTGGACTGGACATCAGAGATTCATATTTTTCAGGAATGCAAGAAAAATTTGATATTATTTACGCTTCAGAAGTCATAGAGCATGTTGAAGATCCGTTTGAATTTTTGCAACTTCTTGCCTCCTCGCTCCAAGAAAGCGGTTTTTTGCTGCTTACAACGCCTAATGCTGAATATGTCAATGATGTGCCGGGCATTTCAAGCTCGCATCTAGAAGAATCAGTTCAGACTGGTGCCCACCACTATTTGCTTTCAGAGAAAGCACTTCAGCTGATGCTCGGGAGGCTAGGCTTTAACAGTGTTGAATTTTTAAAAATAAGCAACAGGATCATTTGTATCGCAAGCATGTCTGTAGATTCAAACACAAGTAATTATAGCAACAGGGGTAACTACATAAGTTTTTTGCAAAATTTTAGTCTTAAATTGACTACAGAAACGGCATTAAAGTCTGGTATATTGTTCAGACTTATTAAAGAGCAGGTTAATAGCGGCAATTTTGAATTAGCTATAGCAACACTACTTTCTTATGAAATAAATGTAAGAGAACGATTTTGTGATATTGACGTTGTAATAGGATCATTGCTGAAAGCATTGAGTGTTGAGAAAATGGGTACACAGCATTTGTTAAAAACTGTTAAACATATTGCCCCATTCAATCTGCCCGTGTTTTTGTTTTACCGTGCTATTTTTAAGATGAATGCGATTCAAGATAATCATGGAGCTTTGGGAGATTTGCAGTCTGCATTTAAAATATTAGCTCTCATGACGCAGCATTTTGATACTTGTAATTCGTGTCTTGAATACAATGAAATGGTTTGGACAGCCAAATTCCATGAAGGGCTTGCCTATTCCCATCTTGGCGAAAAGGAAAAAGCTGCGCGGTGCTTTGAGCATGTACTCGCATACGATACTCCCGAAAGACGCATCCCAAAGTGCATTCCAAGCCAAGAGATATTGCGGCGAGCCGAAAGGGAGCTTCTCTCCATCAGAGGCTATGGACTAAATGAGGGCAGACCTCTTTCGATTGTGGCAGAGAAAGCAATTGGGCATCTCATTGATAAAAATTTTTACTTGGCAGAAATAGCAGAAATTCGCCATACCAAACGCATCTCACAAAATATGGCACCCAAAATTGAAATTGCGTTGCACCATGTGGTGCAAGAAGTCTCTTCTCTCAATGCCAGACTTCGCTATTCGGCAAAACGAGCTGATAACGTTTTTGATTTTGTGCAAAATTCAGTTGCATCGCATGAAAAGCAATTGCGCACGCTGCGTGAAGATATTCTAGAAACTCGAAGCATGTTCCGGCCCTATATTGAGCTTGCGCGCCGGGCTCAAAAAGAAATTATTGCTTTCTCCAGAGGCGCAAGACGCAGTTTGAGCGTTTTCTCTAATGCTGTAAATGCACCATACAAATTGTTGCGCTTTATATGGCGCTTACTGCGACACCCTGTTGATGTGTGGAGCCTAAAAGACTTTGATGATCTACCCGGCTATTGGGAGAATAGAGATGGAAATGGATTTTCATTTCTATTACAAAGCAAAGTCTTGCAGCACATTACGTTGCCAGCGCGGCACATAGACTCTATAGGTGTTCAACTTGGGAAATCTCAAGAAAGCAACACGTGTGGTTTTACCATTGATGTGCTAAGTGCTAAAGGCGAGCTACTGTCGCATGCAGAAGTACTACCTCACCAGGTCAAACCTGAGCAGTGGTGCATTGTGCCCTTGGATTTGAATGCAGAAAAAATTCAAACTAGTGTTACGTTACGCCTGAGCGCATCTGGCGCTGGCATTCCGCCTGCAATTGCAGCTTCCATACTCGAAGGGGCGCGTAGTTTGCAAGTTGGCACGAGCCATATTTGGAATGCCACTTGCAACATCTTCTTCCCTTGTCCTGTAGGATCTGTTCAATCTCTGCGTGACATCCTGATTATTACACCTGACAATCTTGGCAAAACGCGCCTCGGCCTTGCCATGCGCCATTGGGAAATTGCACGGGCACTCTCCATGCTCGGCTTTACCGTGACGCTTACATCATGCGCAATACAAGATGATGATCTTGAGCCTGAGGGCTTTAGGCTCGCCACTTTTGCCCAGGACACCCTCCCCAGCCTGATAGCCCAGCATAGGGCTGTACTCGTACAGGGGCCGGCAATATATCATGTACCTGAGCAAGCCTTTTCATCGCAAAAACTCATAGTTGACATGGTCACCCCCATGCACATGGAGAATGTGGGGAAATCCGAGGGACTCTATAAAGAAGGTTACCTCTGTGCTATTGAGGGCCTCCGCCGAGGCGACTTTTTACTATGCGGCAATGAAAGGCAGCGTTTGTACTGGCTAGGGGTATTGACAAGTCTTGGACGAACAGGAAGCGCAGAGTATGCAAGACATCATGAGTACAGAAACTTAATGGATGTAGTGCCTTTTGGTGTGCGTGAAACACTTCCCTGCCGGAGAGAGCATGGTATTCGCAATACGCAGACTGGCTTTACCCAGGATGACTTTATAATCTTATGGTTTGGCGGTATTTGGGATTGGCTTGATCCTCAGCCCCTGATTCGAGCAGTTCACAGTGCAAACAAACAGAATAGCAAAATAAAGATTTTCTTTTCCATGTTTGCTCCTAAGGGTGGGCAGCCTTCAACCACAGCTGTTGCCGCACGTAATGAAGCGCTAAGGCTAAACGCTCTTGGCACATGCGTGTATTTCCGACCGGAACCAGTACCTTTTGACGACCGTGAAAATTTCTTGCTTGATGCCGATATTGGGGTGTTTTTTCAATTGCCCAACCTGGAGACATCGCTTTCAGCCCGCACTCGGGTGTATGATTATGTTTGGGGTGGATTACCAATACTAATGACAGCTGGAGATGAAACCGCCGAAATGTTGCGCCCGCACCAGCAAGATTTAATACTTGAAAGCTACACTGAAGAATCATTGGCAGATACGTTGCTTAGATATGCCTCAGACAAACGCAAGCAGCGTGAATACAGAGAAAAAATCACGCAATTACGAAAAGAGTTATTATGGAAAAAACAAGTACAACCTCTGGATACATATATACGGTCATTGCGAGATGCTGATGTTAGGTAG